One stretch of Schlesneria sp. DSM 10557 DNA includes these proteins:
- a CDS encoding FG-GAP-like repeat-containing protein — protein sequence MFRSRRAFALGRWLAMGASLTLLALAAMWFALQGQTPQSAEEWVERGRRAMERRDYRTSRTSFEQAVQRDPELAKAWALLAEAACLDQHQDQALAALQEVVRREPKRGWALGIKLARIWVGQHRYQPAIQGARLAAEADPASPEPERILAQIYSITGHREEVVTNLVDLIRKNSFSRDDLIVLSAATPCRDAPEERQQALKAAPEFRAPLLQGAFSQMGDKPEAAELLLLELTTAVPGDDEAQGALGELYAAQFPQKFLKWNARLSPGAENNSRIWAARGRWLARMGSVGPAIRCLHESLIREPEQLATTMLLGGLLKSLNEIELGNAFSERGLHLQRIIDMSIRMNDPRGDELVLPLIEELEAVGRLWEAWGWCVVYEQQHGPQSSPVAEFKSRIRTRLHRDLPRTDPHSLPGQGSDWDRFPLPDWNQPPVSDAATEVMSASSSASGNDSDAAGIQFVDKAEEAGLRFRFVNSYSPAAGRMIFESMGSGVAVLDYDRDGWPDLYFPQGNTSPTRGSATVCDELYRNLWGQEYRQVSGLSGVSESSYSQGVAAGDFDNDGFTDLYVANLGRNSLLRNNGDGSFTDVTEVAGLKQEIWTVSCAIADLNGDGFPELFDVNYLQGPDLLTGYCLDPYGRRTVCRPTAFDPTWNTVSINLGDGRFEEQQRECGLDLPYGRGLGLIVADFNEDDRLDVFVANDMSANFLLINQQAGPDQPLHFQDEAILRNVALDEFGLAQACMGIACADINRDRLPDLYITNFARESNTLYRSQAGGFYQDATQSSQLRGPGFDLLGFGTQFMDADNDGWEDLIVVNGHLDQFINEPFQMRAQFFRGTTNSQFVELSGSQAGEIFARPRLGRGLAVLDWNRDGRVDFIATDLEQAAVLGVNSTPSENRTLAIRLVGTRSNRDGIGAKIGVTVTPTDHRYLQRVAGDGYESSNEQVLRIGTGKHANVEAVEISWPSGEKSRATHVSTDSEWLFIEGDGAPISLKVVPK from the coding sequence GTGTTCCGTTCCCGCCGTGCGTTTGCACTTGGTCGATGGCTGGCGATGGGGGCGAGTCTCACCTTGCTGGCGCTCGCCGCGATGTGGTTCGCACTGCAAGGCCAGACGCCCCAATCGGCGGAGGAGTGGGTTGAACGCGGGCGCCGCGCGATGGAACGGCGTGACTATCGGACATCGCGAACTTCGTTTGAACAGGCCGTTCAACGGGATCCCGAACTTGCCAAAGCGTGGGCACTTCTGGCCGAGGCGGCTTGCCTTGATCAGCACCAGGACCAGGCGCTGGCGGCGCTGCAGGAGGTGGTTCGGCGAGAGCCAAAGCGAGGCTGGGCTCTGGGAATCAAACTGGCCAGGATCTGGGTTGGCCAACACCGCTATCAACCTGCGATCCAGGGGGCACGGCTGGCAGCGGAAGCAGATCCTGCCTCGCCCGAGCCCGAGCGCATCCTGGCGCAGATTTACAGCATCACGGGGCATCGGGAGGAAGTTGTTACCAACCTGGTGGACCTCATCAGAAAGAATTCGTTCTCCCGCGATGATCTGATTGTCCTGTCGGCCGCGACTCCCTGCCGGGATGCTCCAGAGGAACGTCAACAGGCTCTCAAGGCGGCCCCCGAATTTCGCGCACCCTTACTTCAGGGTGCTTTCAGCCAGATGGGAGATAAGCCGGAAGCAGCGGAACTGCTGCTGTTGGAACTGACTACCGCTGTCCCCGGGGATGACGAGGCACAAGGGGCCTTGGGAGAGCTCTACGCCGCGCAGTTTCCGCAAAAATTCCTCAAGTGGAATGCGCGTCTGTCGCCGGGGGCCGAGAACAACTCGCGAATCTGGGCGGCCCGGGGACGGTGGCTCGCCCGCATGGGGAGTGTGGGACCCGCGATCAGGTGCCTGCACGAATCGCTGATTCGTGAGCCCGAGCAGCTCGCCACTACGATGTTGCTGGGGGGATTGCTCAAGTCTCTTAACGAAATTGAACTTGGAAACGCCTTCTCCGAACGGGGACTGCATCTGCAGAGAATTATCGATATGAGCATCCGGATGAACGATCCGCGCGGGGATGAACTCGTCCTCCCGCTGATCGAGGAACTGGAGGCCGTAGGACGGCTCTGGGAGGCCTGGGGATGGTGCGTTGTGTACGAGCAGCAGCATGGTCCTCAAAGCAGCCCGGTCGCCGAGTTCAAAAGTCGCATCCGAACGCGACTTCATCGTGACCTTCCCCGGACGGATCCTCACAGCCTGCCAGGGCAGGGGAGTGACTGGGACCGATTTCCGCTGCCCGACTGGAATCAGCCCCCCGTGTCTGACGCGGCAACCGAGGTCATGTCAGCCTCCTCGTCAGCATCGGGAAACGATTCTGATGCTGCGGGCATTCAATTTGTTGACAAAGCGGAAGAGGCAGGCCTCCGGTTCCGCTTCGTCAACTCATACTCTCCCGCTGCGGGGCGAATGATTTTCGAGTCGATGGGGTCAGGAGTGGCGGTGCTGGATTACGATCGCGATGGCTGGCCAGACCTGTATTTCCCGCAAGGTAACACATCGCCGACACGCGGTTCGGCGACGGTCTGCGACGAGCTTTACCGCAACCTCTGGGGGCAGGAGTACCGCCAGGTTTCCGGCTTGTCCGGCGTGTCGGAATCGTCGTACTCGCAAGGGGTTGCGGCCGGGGATTTTGATAATGACGGGTTTACGGATCTGTATGTCGCCAATCTCGGTCGCAACAGCCTGCTGCGCAACAACGGCGATGGTTCGTTCACTGATGTGACGGAGGTTGCGGGGCTAAAGCAGGAAATCTGGACGGTGAGCTGTGCCATCGCGGATCTCAACGGAGACGGATTCCCCGAGCTGTTTGACGTCAACTATCTGCAGGGGCCCGATCTTTTAACCGGTTACTGTCTCGATCCTTACGGGAGACGAACCGTCTGCCGTCCGACCGCCTTCGATCCTACGTGGAACACCGTTTCCATCAATCTCGGCGATGGCCGGTTCGAAGAACAGCAGCGCGAGTGCGGTCTGGATCTTCCTTATGGTCGCGGTCTGGGGCTGATCGTTGCCGACTTTAATGAGGATGACCGGCTGGATGTGTTCGTCGCGAACGATATGTCTGCCAACTTTCTGTTGATCAATCAGCAGGCGGGACCCGATCAGCCGCTCCATTTTCAGGACGAGGCGATCTTGCGGAATGTGGCTCTTGACGAGTTTGGGCTGGCACAAGCCTGCATGGGGATTGCGTGTGCCGACATCAACCGGGATCGCCTGCCGGATCTCTACATCACTAATTTTGCTCGCGAATCCAACACGTTGTACCGCTCGCAAGCCGGGGGTTTCTATCAGGATGCAACGCAATCCTCCCAACTCAGAGGCCCGGGATTCGACCTGCTGGGGTTCGGAACTCAATTCATGGACGCCGACAACGACGGCTGGGAAGATCTGATCGTGGTGAATGGACATCTCGATCAGTTCATCAACGAACCGTTCCAGATGCGGGCTCAATTTTTCCGCGGAACGACGAACAGTCAATTTGTCGAACTGTCCGGTTCGCAGGCCGGAGAGATTTTTGCGCGCCCCCGTCTGGGGCGAGGGCTCGCGGTACTCGACTGGAATCGGGACGGGCGCGTTGATTTTATCGCTACGGATCTTGAGCAGGCGGCAGTTCTGGGGGTGAATTCGACCCCCTCCGAGAATCGGACCTTAGCGATCAGACTGGTGGGGACACGCAGCAATCGTGACGGAATCGGTGCTAAAATTGGGGTTACTGTAACCCCAACAGATCACCGATATCTTCAACGGGTAGCGGGTGATGGCTATGAAAGCAGTAATGAGCAAGTTTTGCGCATCGGGACCGGCAAGCACGCCAACGTGGAAGCCGTGGAAATAAGTTGGCCATCGGGTGAAAAGAGTCGTGCTACTCATGTCAGCACGGATTCGGAGTGGCTTTTTATCGAAGGGGATGGGGCGCCAATATCCCTTAAAGTCGTCCCGAAATAG
- a CDS encoding FG-GAP-like repeat-containing protein: MVENRVRPARAALMYTAGVNPDLADLYRWQGQMATVMGRPQEVVRCIIELIKRNAFNKEDLILVTSANPVAPDGSRLAKMIELDRESRFDILAYVLNDIALNHLDKARNGLKEITRARPQDAEAMGLLGEILADGPAPDFLAWNAQVTPALETNSHVWLARGKWLRHQGHTDSAIRCLYEAFQREPELQPANFLLGQLLTQTGATELGSEFTARGKRLQTIISLSARLRDQRANDWLIPLIAELQATGRLWEAWGWIRILEQLPPADRKLLLTAEIQALKSDLDSRLTASLPRTHPDSLPGRDFEWQQFPLPDWSKTAAAHASPAHSSEPRDDSPPQQVTRPAEPIRFVDQGSASGLNFRYVTAGSPQQGRKIFETMGAGVGVLDYDLDEWPDLYFPQGSTSATEPSIGPTDDLYRNRFGEQFVDVTPLAGIHETTFSQGVACGDFDCDGFPDVYVANLGRNTLYHNNGDGTFTDVTSLAGLRQSVWTVSCAIADLNGDGLPELFDVNYVGGAKLFTGMCYDEHNRPGICRPVVYDPVTDTIGLNQGDGRFIEQQRECGLELPQGTGLGLVVADFNDDGRVDVFVANDMTPNYLLINEQTSPDQPLHFRDEAFLRGVALDQNGASQACMGVACADVNRDGAMDLYITNFAREHNAFYRSQPGGFYQDQIRSAGLSEPGFEPLGFGTQFFDADHDGWYDLVLVNGQIDKIPGEPYRMRAQFFRGTAAGTFTELFADQAAGIFSQERLGRGLALLDWNRDGKIDFVATDLEAAVLLAENQTTSPGHAVQLKLIGTRSNRDAVGAKLRIRVSADDIRTIQIMAGDGYESSSQKQIDIGIGSRTIVEEIQIQWPSGHIDTKTNVDAKCPWIAIEGAETWFPIIRD, encoded by the coding sequence ATGGTTGAAAACCGTGTTCGCCCTGCGCGGGCGGCGCTGATGTATACTGCGGGGGTCAATCCGGATCTGGCCGACCTCTACCGCTGGCAGGGTCAGATGGCCACTGTCATGGGGCGGCCGCAGGAAGTCGTGCGCTGCATCATTGAACTGATCAAACGCAACGCCTTCAACAAGGAGGACCTGATCCTCGTTACCTCAGCAAACCCGGTGGCACCCGACGGTTCCCGACTGGCCAAAATGATCGAACTGGATCGGGAAAGCCGCTTCGATATCCTGGCCTACGTCCTGAACGACATCGCGCTGAACCATCTCGACAAAGCCCGTAACGGTCTGAAGGAAATCACCCGCGCGCGTCCACAGGACGCAGAAGCGATGGGTCTGTTAGGCGAAATTCTGGCCGACGGGCCTGCCCCGGATTTTCTCGCCTGGAACGCCCAGGTCACGCCTGCTCTGGAGACAAACTCCCACGTCTGGCTGGCGCGGGGAAAATGGCTGAGGCACCAAGGTCATACGGACAGTGCGATTCGCTGTCTGTACGAAGCATTTCAGCGTGAGCCCGAGTTACAACCGGCCAATTTCCTGCTGGGGCAGTTGTTGACACAAACAGGAGCGACGGAGCTGGGATCCGAGTTCACGGCACGGGGAAAGCGCCTTCAGACCATCATCAGCCTCAGTGCGCGCCTGCGCGACCAGCGTGCCAACGACTGGCTGATCCCCCTCATCGCAGAACTGCAGGCGACGGGACGGTTATGGGAAGCGTGGGGCTGGATTCGAATCCTCGAACAATTGCCGCCGGCGGACCGAAAGTTATTGCTCACTGCGGAAATCCAGGCTCTGAAGAGCGACCTGGACTCGCGTCTGACGGCCAGTCTGCCACGCACGCACCCCGACAGTCTTCCTGGCCGAGACTTCGAATGGCAACAATTTCCCTTGCCTGACTGGAGCAAGACTGCAGCGGCACACGCTTCCCCGGCACACTCATCCGAACCGCGAGACGACTCGCCCCCTCAGCAAGTCACCAGACCGGCGGAGCCGATCCGATTCGTCGATCAGGGATCGGCGAGCGGGTTGAATTTTCGATACGTCACCGCCGGTTCACCACAACAGGGCCGAAAGATCTTCGAAACGATGGGAGCGGGGGTGGGCGTACTGGACTATGACCTGGATGAGTGGCCTGACCTCTATTTTCCGCAGGGAAGCACCTCGGCCACTGAACCCTCCATCGGTCCCACAGACGACCTCTACCGCAATCGGTTCGGCGAACAGTTTGTCGATGTGACCCCGTTGGCCGGCATCCACGAGACGACCTTCTCACAGGGTGTGGCCTGCGGAGATTTCGACTGTGACGGCTTTCCCGATGTGTATGTTGCCAATCTCGGTCGGAATACGCTGTATCACAACAACGGAGACGGAACGTTCACGGATGTCACCTCTCTCGCGGGTCTGCGTCAGTCCGTCTGGACGGTCAGTTGCGCGATCGCCGACCTCAATGGCGATGGACTTCCGGAACTCTTCGATGTGAACTACGTCGGCGGAGCGAAACTCTTCACCGGGATGTGCTACGACGAACACAATCGTCCGGGGATCTGTCGCCCCGTCGTCTACGACCCGGTCACCGATACGATCGGGCTGAATCAGGGAGATGGGCGATTTATCGAGCAGCAAAGGGAGTGTGGCCTGGAACTGCCGCAAGGAACCGGGCTGGGCCTGGTTGTCGCGGACTTCAACGACGACGGCCGCGTTGATGTCTTCGTAGCGAACGACATGACCCCCAACTACCTGCTGATCAATGAGCAGACCAGTCCCGACCAGCCGCTCCATTTTCGTGACGAAGCCTTTTTGAGGGGCGTCGCTCTTGATCAGAACGGTGCCTCACAAGCATGCATGGGGGTGGCCTGCGCCGATGTGAATCGTGACGGTGCCATGGATCTGTATATCACGAACTTCGCGCGAGAACACAACGCCTTTTATCGATCCCAACCGGGTGGGTTCTATCAGGACCAGATCCGCAGCGCCGGGCTGAGTGAGCCCGGCTTCGAGCCACTGGGTTTCGGCACACAGTTTTTTGATGCAGACCATGATGGCTGGTACGATCTGGTCCTCGTCAATGGGCAAATCGACAAGATCCCAGGTGAACCCTATCGGATGAGAGCGCAGTTCTTTCGAGGAACCGCAGCAGGAACCTTCACAGAACTGTTTGCAGACCAAGCGGCAGGAATCTTCAGTCAGGAGCGACTCGGCCGCGGACTGGCACTGCTCGACTGGAACCGTGACGGGAAAATCGATTTCGTCGCAACCGATCTCGAAGCAGCGGTCCTGCTCGCGGAGAACCAAACCACCTCCCCAGGCCACGCGGTTCAGTTGAAACTGATCGGGACAAGAAGCAATCGCGATGCGGTCGGTGCAAAACTGCGAATCCGGGTCTCCGCAGACGATATCCGCACCATACAGATAATGGCGGGTGACGGGTACGAATCCAGCAGCCAGAAGCAGATCGATATCGGGATCGGCAGTCGGACGATCGTCGAAGAAATCCAGATCCAATGGCCGTCCGGGCACATCGACACAAAAACAAATGTCGATGCAAAATGCCCCTGGATAGCGATTGAAGGGGCAGAAACGTGGTTTCCGATTATCAGGGATTAA
- a CDS encoding carboxypeptidase-like regulatory domain-containing protein: MTVGRSLLLIWLCLVSFSGCGSNQPKAETLVPASGTVKVNGRPAEGVRITFHPTDDTKAQGGCWAMTDAEGKFTVTHLSNKPGIPAGNYFVTFSQFVKPDGKPLAANESPTMTPSTQAIAARWSDVGKAGMHNKTTIPDKGTTSLDFIISTSAKK, from the coding sequence ATGACGGTTGGACGAAGTCTGCTACTGATTTGGCTGTGTTTGGTTTCTTTCTCTGGCTGCGGCTCGAACCAACCGAAAGCGGAAACACTGGTACCGGCATCGGGCACCGTGAAGGTGAACGGCCGCCCTGCGGAAGGGGTCCGCATCACCTTCCACCCCACCGACGACACCAAAGCACAAGGTGGCTGCTGGGCCATGACCGATGCGGAAGGGAAGTTCACAGTCACGCACCTCAGCAACAAACCAGGAATTCCCGCAGGAAATTACTTCGTCACCTTCTCACAGTTTGTAAAGCCTGATGGCAAGCCTCTCGCCGCCAATGAATCACCGACGATGACTCCGAGCACTCAAGCAATTGCGGCACGATGGAGTGACGTTGGCAAAGCAGGAATGCACAACAAGACGACGATTCCTGACAAGGGGACCACCAGCCTCGACTTCATCATCTCGACCTCTGCGAAGAAATAA
- a CDS encoding DUF1559 domain-containing protein: MKASVGLANISRRRSKAFTLIELLVVIAIIAVLIALLLPAVQQAREAARRTQCKNNFKQLGLALHNYHDTFSVFPYATANGPYSTPANVKNHTGYVLLLPYIDQSPLYNQVNFSLPMGDNLGATWSPVSGAALTPGPAPTTNTAIGTNKIAAFLCPSDNGKETVVGDGNYGCAVGVIAYLTTYGFSTTSPNAWGYWSNENQYARGMFGENSNSNIRDVSDGTSNTVAMVETTLNVADGHTPAWSCRAYAGSSIDFANLSGGARKINDWECCAWTSPPFNSRQVGRLGEWGSPGSLHTGGLQVLLTDGSVRFISENLDATTRQRLGLIADGNPLGEF; encoded by the coding sequence ATGAAAGCCTCCGTCGGTCTCGCGAACATTTCGCGACGCAGATCAAAAGCGTTCACTCTGATTGAACTGCTGGTGGTCATTGCGATCATTGCCGTCCTCATCGCGCTGCTGCTCCCCGCAGTTCAGCAGGCACGCGAAGCCGCGCGCCGCACCCAGTGCAAGAACAATTTTAAGCAATTGGGCCTCGCACTGCACAACTACCACGACACCTTCTCGGTGTTCCCTTACGCCACGGCAAACGGCCCTTACTCGACCCCCGCTAACGTCAAGAACCACACAGGCTACGTCCTGCTTCTGCCGTACATTGACCAGAGTCCTCTGTACAACCAGGTCAACTTCTCGCTCCCCATGGGCGACAACCTGGGCGCAACGTGGAGTCCTGTTTCCGGTGCCGCACTGACCCCAGGCCCCGCACCGACCACCAACACGGCCATCGGCACCAACAAAATTGCTGCTTTTCTGTGCCCCAGCGACAATGGAAAAGAAACCGTTGTCGGGGACGGAAACTATGGCTGTGCCGTTGGCGTCATCGCTTACCTGACCACCTATGGATTCAGCACCACCTCCCCGAACGCATGGGGCTACTGGTCAAATGAAAATCAGTACGCTCGCGGCATGTTTGGCGAAAACTCCAACAGCAACATCCGGGACGTCAGCGACGGCACCAGCAACACCGTCGCTATGGTCGAAACCACCCTGAACGTCGCTGACGGTCACACCCCCGCTTGGTCTTGCCGCGCCTACGCCGGCAGCTCAATCGACTTCGCCAACCTGAGCGGTGGAGCCCGCAAGATCAACGACTGGGAATGCTGCGCCTGGACGAGCCCTCCTTTCAACAGCCGTCAAGTTGGACGGCTCGGTGAGTGGGGCAGCCCCGGCAGCCTCCACACCGGCGGATTGCAGGTTCTGCTGACCGACGGTTCGGTCCGCTTCATCAGCGAAAATCTCGACGCGACGACCCGCCAGCGACTTGGCTTGATCGCAGACGGAAACCCGCTGGGCGAGTTCTAA
- a CDS encoding DUF1559 domain-containing protein, which translates to MVRVSVKNPRNTARGGFTLIELLVVIAIIAVLIALLLPAVQQAREAARRTQCKNNLKQIGLAVHNFEGTFNHLPSSLRPPTPGTVRMAVMTALLPYIDQANIFNQYNQTINWSVGTNVALSRTKINAFVCPSDPQGGALDGVPDNPSAWAQDTAASSDYSPIFGISPLNQPYTSAQLTNLHTDPADPTYQYIAGFFPKNATITTASGQKLSGAKLSDVTDGLSNTIAFAESSGRPAVWRKSRQFGGLPTNRVNGGGWARPASDILYFGAKADGSDFLGTAALNATNGLDIGSSSYPHTDAPYVFGTHGNSQPYSFHTGGAHFLLGDGAVKLISENISFDVFIGLCTPKGGEIVGEF; encoded by the coding sequence ATGGTCCGCGTCTCTGTGAAGAATCCCCGCAACACCGCTCGTGGTGGATTCACCCTGATTGAACTGCTGGTGGTTATCGCCATTATCGCCGTTTTGATTGCTCTGCTGCTGCCCGCAGTCCAGCAAGCTCGTGAAGCGGCTCGCCGCACCCAGTGCAAGAACAATCTGAAGCAGATTGGCCTGGCCGTTCACAATTTCGAAGGAACGTTCAATCACCTGCCCAGTAGCCTGCGTCCCCCCACACCCGGGACCGTTCGTATGGCCGTCATGACCGCTCTGCTGCCGTACATTGATCAGGCCAACATCTTCAATCAGTACAACCAGACCATCAACTGGAGTGTGGGAACCAACGTTGCCCTGTCGCGAACCAAGATCAATGCCTTCGTCTGCCCATCCGATCCTCAGGGGGGGGCTCTTGACGGTGTTCCTGACAATCCTTCCGCCTGGGCACAGGATACCGCTGCCTCCAGCGACTACTCCCCCATCTTCGGCATCTCGCCGCTGAACCAGCCCTACACTTCCGCTCAGTTGACGAACCTGCACACGGATCCCGCAGACCCAACCTACCAGTACATCGCTGGCTTCTTCCCCAAGAACGCTACGATCACCACGGCATCGGGCCAGAAGCTTTCCGGAGCCAAGCTCAGCGACGTCACCGATGGCCTGTCGAACACCATCGCTTTTGCCGAATCGTCAGGTCGCCCTGCCGTCTGGCGCAAGAGCCGACAGTTCGGTGGCCTCCCCACTAACCGCGTCAACGGCGGTGGCTGGGCACGTCCTGCCAGCGACATCCTCTACTTCGGTGCCAAGGCTGACGGTTCAGACTTCCTCGGTACAGCCGCACTGAACGCCACCAACGGGCTGGATATCGGATCCTCTTCCTATCCTCACACCGACGCTCCTTACGTGTTCGGAACCCACGGCAACAGCCAGCCCTACTCGTTCCACACCGGTGGTGCTCACTTCCTGCTCGGGGACGGAGCCGTCAAGCTGATCAGCGAGAACATCTCCTTCGACGTCTTCATCGGACTGTGCACACCCAAGGGTGGCGAAATCGTCGGTGAATTCTAA
- a CDS encoding zinc-binding dehydrogenase yields MLIGDMYAPGKVRLIEVPEPVLPSEPPHGCSGQIVFQPETTCLCGSDLPYFNGWNEWPIELGHSLHEMIGTVVATNGKKWKTGDRVLAVPVAQQGLAERFILDENRAISVATNVPEEQALMAQPLGTVIFALKKLPSLLDRDVVVVGQGPMGQLFNAALRNLGARQVIGIDLVQNRLETSPQMGATATICNANTDPVTEVKKILGGRLPDVVIECVGHADQQFNLCIDLCRPEGQILFFGVPPEKINDLRWRDLFFKNISVYTSVGPDFSRDFPLAMQWIKEGRINVAPIITHRFPLSRLQESFELFRDRKEGVLKVIVTFPALGK; encoded by the coding sequence ATGCTGATCGGCGACATGTATGCCCCGGGAAAAGTGCGGTTAATCGAAGTCCCTGAGCCTGTTCTGCCGTCCGAACCCCCGCATGGCTGCTCCGGGCAAATCGTCTTCCAGCCCGAAACAACATGTCTGTGCGGATCAGATCTTCCTTACTTTAATGGCTGGAATGAATGGCCGATCGAGTTAGGTCATTCACTTCACGAAATGATCGGAACCGTCGTCGCGACGAACGGGAAGAAATGGAAAACGGGCGACCGCGTTCTGGCCGTCCCCGTCGCTCAGCAGGGCCTGGCCGAACGATTTATCCTCGACGAGAACCGTGCAATCTCCGTCGCGACCAACGTCCCGGAAGAACAGGCGCTCATGGCCCAGCCACTGGGGACCGTCATCTTTGCTCTCAAGAAGCTCCCTTCCCTCCTTGATCGCGACGTCGTCGTCGTTGGACAGGGACCCATGGGTCAGCTTTTCAACGCGGCCCTCAGAAATCTCGGAGCGCGTCAGGTGATCGGCATCGACCTGGTCCAGAACCGTCTTGAGACCAGCCCGCAGATGGGTGCCACAGCCACGATCTGCAACGCGAACACCGACCCGGTAACGGAAGTCAAAAAAATCCTGGGGGGCAGATTGCCTGACGTTGTGATCGAATGCGTGGGCCATGCCGATCAACAGTTCAATCTGTGCATCGATCTCTGCAGACCCGAGGGGCAAATTCTGTTCTTTGGCGTGCCACCCGAAAAGATCAATGATTTACGCTGGCGGGACCTGTTCTTCAAAAACATCTCTGTTTACACCTCCGTCGGTCCTGATTTCTCGAGAGACTTTCCATTAGCCATGCAGTGGATCAAAGAAGGACGAATCAACGTCGCTCCCATCATCACTCACCGGTTTCCCCTCAGTCGGCTCCAGGAAAGTTTTGAGCTCTTCCGAGATCGCAAAGAAGGGGTGCTCAAAGTCATCGTCACCTTCCCTGCGCTGGGAAAATAA
- a CDS encoding RidA family protein produces the protein MSDSLVLGRSDRDPDIMPLSLDQPLLPPASKTTPMPLIDHPEGNYRFLPGIAPYSCGVVSSPGFEITHVTFQNPVPYRAGFQRIEQFLADNSRPKAALCGIELRSPKPFTFPGFSAFNAEYAAILKDWGVFVNGVNPVARTNVAPVVMAPAEPAMYGFSLSMPCTRKQPVTFIVAGGGELPEGVLNREGIIALGDKSEAGIRTKAEFVMDLMETRLRGLGADWSLVSAINVYTAHSVTPLIKETILGRAGTAAIHGAVWYYSAPPIEEIEFEMDLHGTRTDLRIG, from the coding sequence ATGAGCGATAGTCTGGTGCTCGGTCGCAGTGACCGCGACCCGGACATTATGCCCTTGAGTCTGGACCAGCCTCTTCTCCCCCCTGCCTCGAAGACGACACCTATGCCGCTCATCGATCATCCTGAAGGTAACTATCGTTTCCTCCCCGGTATCGCCCCTTACTCGTGCGGAGTCGTCTCCAGCCCGGGGTTCGAGATCACTCACGTGACGTTTCAGAATCCCGTACCCTACCGAGCGGGATTCCAACGGATCGAACAATTCCTGGCAGACAATTCTCGCCCGAAAGCAGCGCTCTGTGGAATCGAACTGAGGTCCCCAAAGCCGTTCACCTTTCCTGGCTTCTCTGCGTTTAATGCAGAGTACGCCGCTATCCTGAAAGACTGGGGCGTCTTTGTTAACGGAGTCAATCCTGTGGCCCGGACCAACGTAGCTCCGGTCGTGATGGCACCCGCCGAACCGGCCATGTACGGCTTTTCCCTCAGTATGCCCTGTACGCGAAAGCAGCCCGTGACTTTCATCGTCGCAGGAGGAGGCGAACTGCCAGAAGGAGTCCTCAACCGGGAAGGAATCATTGCTCTAGGGGACAAGTCAGAGGCAGGGATTCGAACCAAAGCCGAATTCGTCATGGATCTGATGGAGACGCGCCTACGGGGACTCGGCGCAGACTGGTCCCTGGTGAGTGCGATCAACGTCTATACAGCGCATTCCGTGACACCGCTGATCAAGGAGACCATCCTCGGCCGTGCCGGTACGGCCGCGATTCATGGGGCCGTCTGGTACTACAGCGCGCCGCCGATCGAAGAAATTGAATTCGAAATGGATCTGCACGGCACACGAACCGACCTGCGTATTGGCTGA
- a CDS encoding PEP-CTERM sorting domain-containing protein has product MKSLTFCSLFAATLFAELLFQTGHATAAMVTYADLASWSANVSGITTETIPDPSPNTFVDFGQGDASHSYGSLMFSQSTSVNDQDSFLSLYNIGPLASGVPAVISAQNSSPGSAPEAVNILIEFSGPVHGFALNFGTFLGYDVTFTLSNGNSFTQSSTASDYTLLDFVGVTDDVAFTSVLLQSTELEAVLNINNISFATTFAPVPEPSTMVLAGMGGLGLALAAYRRRTRLAA; this is encoded by the coding sequence GTGAAAAGCCTGACGTTTTGTTCCCTCTTCGCCGCGACCCTGTTTGCAGAACTCCTGTTCCAAACAGGTCATGCCACCGCAGCGATGGTAACCTATGCTGATCTGGCTTCGTGGAGTGCGAATGTTTCGGGAATCACGACAGAGACGATTCCCGACCCGAGTCCGAATACGTTCGTCGACTTCGGACAAGGTGACGCCTCTCATTCCTACGGAAGCCTGATGTTCAGCCAGTCCACATCCGTCAACGATCAGGATAGTTTTCTCAGTCTTTACAATATTGGCCCCCTGGCGTCTGGGGTCCCTGCGGTGATCTCGGCACAGAACTCCTCTCCCGGTAGCGCGCCTGAAGCAGTCAATATTCTGATCGAGTTCTCCGGACCGGTTCATGGATTCGCTCTGAATTTCGGGACGTTCCTCGGATACGACGTAACATTTACACTCTCGAACGGGAACAGCTTCACCCAATCTTCGACTGCCAGCGACTATACTCTGCTCGATTTTGTCGGCGTGACAGACGACGTCGCATTTACCTCGGTTCTGCTGCAGTCGACGGAACTCGAAGCCGTGTTGAACATCAACAACATTTCTTTCGCCACGACATTCGCCCCGGTTCCCGAGCCTTCGACGATGGTCCTGGCGGGAATGGGAGGACTGGGCCTGGCACTCGCTGCCTATCGTCGACGAACCAGGCTTGCAGCCTGA